A single Candidatus Caccoplasma merdavium DNA region contains:
- a CDS encoding glycosyl transferase encodes MTVEKKITLVPLGGLANRMRAIAAGYALARATEMGLDVIWLRNKDLNAPFHALFRPLGHAINLTECSRFDALVKYNVPLKRNFYLPSIYQRRHFAPRLDDTCLPALLDRPEETVSLVSSGKSLIASGLSFFPTDNHLFRELFVPTDEIAAEIERRCSTFPANTIGLHIRRTDNTVAIAESPATLFLQQMEQEVQNDADTHFYLATDSETIKEQLHAHFGTRILTSPSRADRRSVEGMKEAVVELYTLARTRRFYGTYYSSFSDLAAILTDHPHTILRKEPQS; translated from the coding sequence ATGACCGTCGAGAAGAAAATCACACTCGTCCCGCTGGGAGGATTGGCCAACCGCATGCGTGCCATTGCGGCGGGATATGCTCTGGCTCGGGCCACGGAAATGGGTCTCGATGTCATCTGGTTGAGAAACAAAGACCTGAATGCTCCTTTCCACGCATTGTTTCGCCCCTTGGGCCACGCCATCAACCTCACCGAATGCAGTCGCTTCGATGCCCTCGTAAAATATAACGTACCGCTGAAAAGGAACTTTTATCTCCCCTCGATATACCAGCGGCGGCATTTTGCCCCTCGGCTCGACGATACCTGCTTGCCCGCCCTGCTCGACCGGCCCGAAGAGACGGTGTCGCTCGTATCCAGCGGGAAATCACTCATCGCCAGCGGATTATCCTTCTTCCCAACCGACAATCATTTATTCAGGGAGCTATTCGTGCCTACCGATGAAATCGCCGCCGAAATCGAACGCCGCTGCTCGACATTCCCCGCCAACACCATCGGGTTGCACATTCGCCGCACCGACAACACCGTCGCCATCGCCGAAAGCCCGGCCACCCTCTTCCTGCAACAAATGGAGCAAGAGGTACAAAACGATGCCGACACGCACTTTTACCTGGCAACCGACAGTGAGACCATCAAGGAACAACTCCATGCCCACTTCGGCACACGCATACTTACCTCGCCAAGTCGAGCCGACCGGCGCTCGGTCGAAGGCATGAAGGAGGCAGTCGTCGAATTATACACACTGGCACGCACCCGTCGCTTTTACGGGACTTATTACAGCTCTTTTTCCGACCTGGCCGCCATTCTCACCGACCACCCTCATACCATTCTGCGCAAAGAGCCGCAATCGTGA
- the pelA gene encoding pectate lyase: MKPHSNIQKICLAVNLLCALLVFAPATAQPPGRKISLREKDPAFFKTEEARRIGDQIIAYQRCTGGWPKNIDMTRDMSQEELAAVIKEKSRRNDSTIDNNATTSQMTYLARLYRETKETRYRDAFRAGVEYLLSGQYENGGWPQFWPEKRGYQYHITFNDDAMVNTLELLRSIMTEQQPYDKGLTDKSLRKRIKQAFDKGIECILATQITVDGKPTVWCQQYDNVTLKPASARAYELPSYCAQESAHIVALLMSLPHPDARIKAAVHGAMRWFDSYKLTGLRYERWGRNAEGRTPQLVKDPQAAPIWARYYDLIYSEPYVCDRDGIPRRRLEEIGYERRMGYSWYNGRPAELYELYDRWADKNDPQNKVPVSLDTPGANETGLIDMYRWPTIDRSRFDIIVNPGESIQAALEKAPADESIPFKVLIRKGTYNQKVIIDRPNIVLVGEQRDSTVIVYAETAQTRTIKEYNGKPVGNGVIVLQEGADDCVISGLTVYNNYGTTVEKTTTHQMAIFGRATRTIIINCNVWADGNDALALWARGGDGMYYHADLYLRCPGVDFLCPRGWCYATRCRFYGDGRAIIWHDGRGDKNKKLVITNSYFDAQSPTVLGRYHHDSQFFLIHCRMSDKILDNNIGYAYTDKVLDPCPWGQRTYYYGCYREGGNSGWLNDNLQDAEGAPAFHGITAPWAFDGKWNPEQRIRDLWNILAY; encoded by the coding sequence ATGAAACCCCACTCAAACATTCAAAAGATTTGTCTGGCTGTAAATCTGCTGTGTGCCCTACTGGTATTTGCCCCGGCCACCGCACAACCTCCCGGGAGAAAAATCTCCCTGCGGGAGAAAGACCCGGCATTTTTCAAGACCGAAGAAGCCCGCCGCATCGGCGACCAGATAATCGCCTACCAACGATGCACAGGAGGGTGGCCCAAAAACATCGACATGACCCGCGACATGAGCCAAGAAGAACTCGCAGCGGTCATCAAGGAGAAAAGCCGTCGCAACGACTCCACCATCGACAACAACGCCACGACCTCGCAAATGACCTATCTGGCCCGCCTCTACCGGGAAACAAAAGAGACCCGTTATCGCGACGCTTTCAGGGCGGGAGTCGAATATCTGCTCAGCGGACAGTATGAAAACGGCGGCTGGCCGCAATTCTGGCCCGAAAAACGGGGGTATCAATACCACATCACATTCAACGACGACGCCATGGTCAACACCCTGGAATTGCTGCGCAGCATCATGACCGAGCAACAACCCTATGACAAGGGGCTGACCGACAAATCGCTGCGCAAACGCATCAAGCAGGCTTTCGACAAAGGCATAGAGTGTATTCTTGCCACGCAAATCACGGTCGACGGCAAACCGACCGTCTGGTGCCAACAATACGACAACGTGACCTTGAAACCCGCCTCGGCCCGCGCCTACGAATTACCATCGTACTGTGCCCAGGAAAGCGCCCACATCGTGGCCCTGCTCATGTCGCTGCCTCACCCCGACGCCCGAATAAAGGCAGCCGTTCACGGCGCCATGAGATGGTTCGACAGCTATAAACTCACGGGGCTCCGTTATGAGCGTTGGGGAAGAAACGCAGAAGGCCGCACGCCCCAACTGGTCAAGGACCCGCAAGCCGCTCCGATATGGGCCCGGTACTATGACCTGATATATAGCGAGCCTTATGTATGCGACCGCGACGGCATACCCCGCCGCCGACTCGAAGAAATAGGGTATGAACGCCGCATGGGATACAGCTGGTACAACGGTCGTCCGGCCGAACTGTATGAGCTCTACGACCGTTGGGCCGACAAGAACGACCCCCAAAACAAAGTTCCCGTGAGCCTCGACACACCGGGCGCCAACGAAACCGGCCTCATCGACATGTACCGCTGGCCGACCATCGACAGAAGCCGGTTCGACATCATTGTCAATCCGGGCGAAAGCATACAAGCCGCACTGGAAAAAGCCCCGGCCGACGAGTCGATTCCTTTCAAGGTGCTGATTCGGAAAGGGACCTATAACCAGAAAGTCATCATCGACCGCCCCAACATCGTATTGGTGGGCGAACAACGCGACAGCACCGTCATCGTCTACGCCGAGACCGCCCAGACCCGCACCATCAAGGAGTATAACGGCAAACCCGTGGGCAACGGCGTCATCGTGTTGCAGGAAGGCGCCGATGACTGCGTCATCAGCGGGCTGACCGTGTATAACAACTATGGCACGACCGTCGAAAAGACGACAACCCACCAAATGGCCATCTTCGGACGCGCCACCCGCACCATCATCATCAACTGCAACGTATGGGCCGACGGCAACGACGCCCTCGCCCTTTGGGCCCGGGGCGGTGACGGCATGTACTATCACGCCGACCTTTACCTGCGGTGTCCCGGTGTCGATTTTCTCTGTCCGCGCGGCTGGTGCTACGCCACACGTTGCCGCTTTTATGGCGACGGCAGAGCCATCATCTGGCACGACGGCAGAGGCGACAAAAACAAGAAACTGGTCATCACCAACTCCTACTTCGACGCCCAGTCGCCCACCGTTCTCGGCCGCTACCACCACGACTCGCAATTCTTCCTCATACATTGCCGCATGTCGGACAAGATTCTCGACAACAACATCGGTTATGCCTACACCGACAAAGTGCTCGACCCCTGCCCTTGGGGACAACGCACCTACTACTATGGCTGTTATCGTGAAGGGGGAAACAGCGGCTGGCTGAACGACAACCTGCAAGATGCCGAAGGGGCTCCCGCTTTCCACGGCATCACAGCGCCTTGGGCCTTCGACGGGAAATGGAACCCCGAACAGCGCATACGCGATTTGTGGAATATTCTCGCCTATTAA